CCTTAGCCTTGTAAATGGGGTTGTCTCTCGCCATACGCATAACATCAAAGTAATTATTATCATCCATGACCAGAATCATATCAAACTCTGCAAAATCAGATTCACGCAGAGGACGAGATAAACTGGTCAGATCATAACCTCGAAGCGCAGCGTGCTCTCTAGAGCGGGCATCTGCTGGTTCACCCTCATGATGAGCGCTAGTCCCAGCAGAATCACACTTCATAAGATCATGTAAGTCTTTTTCTTTCAGCTTGGCACGAAATACGGCCTCAGCGGTGGGAGATCGACAAATGTTTCCTAAACATACAAATAAAAAACGCATCCTAGATATTTTAAGTATGTCCTTCTGAGTCTGTCTAGAACTTATTTTACCTTAATGGCTTGAGCGGCTTTCAACGCACGTTTACGTGCCTCTTTGATATTCTTGCCTTGCGCTAAAGCCACACCCAAACGCCTATATTGGTGGGCTTCTGGTTTACCAAATAGGCGAATATCAGCCGTAGGCACCTTTAACGCTTTGTCCGCACCTTCAAATTCAGGATCTTTTTGAGTGCTTGTTCCCAAAATCACCGCAGAAGCAGACGGTCCATAAGTTTTAAGTTGATCAAAGGGCAAACCCAGAATCGCACGCAGATGCAGTTCAAACTCATTTAAATTTTGCGAAATCATAGTCACCATACCCGTATCATGAGGACGCGGTGACAGTTCAGAGAAGTACACTTCTTTTTTTGTTAAAAAGAATTCGACTCCAAAAATTCCAGCTCCCCCTAACGCATCAGTCACTTTCTTTGCCATCGTTTGAGCTTTCTTAAGTTTCGCAGGACTGATTTTGGCAGGCATCCATGACTCTTGATAATCTCCACGTTCTTGACGATGACCAATGGGGGCACAGAACTTTGTAGGTCCCTTAATCTGCTTGATGGTGAGCAAAGTAATTTCAGATTCAAACTCGATGAACTCTTCAAGAATCACCTTTTCTTGATCACCGCGCATGCCTTGCAATGCAAAACTCCAGGCCTTTTCTAAATCCGCAGCCTTCTTGACCACGCTTTGACCTTTACCACTAGAAGACATCACAGGCTTAAGTACACACGGAAAACCAATCTCTTTAGATATGGTTTTTAATTCTTCTAAACTTGTAGCATAAACAAACTTTGGTGTTTTAACTTTAAGGGTTCGAGCCGCAAGGTCTCGAATAGCATCTCGATTCATCGTTAAGTTAGTGGCTTTAGCCGAGGGAATGATGTTGTATCCTTTGGATTCAAGCTCTAAAAGCTTACTTGTGCGAATAGCCTCAATCTCTGGAACTATATAATCTGGCTTTTCTTGATCGACAGTCTTTTCTAAGGCATTCCCATCAAGCATATCGATCACATAAAACCGATCAGCCACTTGCATTGCGGGAGCCCCTTCATATTTATCTACCGCGATCACAGTAAGACCCAACCTCTGAGCGGCAATAGTGAATTCTTTGCCTAGCTCGCCTGAACCCAACAACATAATTTTAAGAGACTTTTTTAAGGATTTGATCTTTTGTTTTGCCATAGTAGCCACCGTTTAACGTGATCCCCTGTGTTTAGCAAGACAAGTATTTGTAAAGACCCAAACCCAATTGAGAACACAAAGCCTATTCAGGGATTTATGTTAAGTCCCTTAAATTTCAGTGACTTTTAATTGCTAATTCAAGGATTTCTCGCTAACACCTAGGAATGAGTACACCCCCTTCTTTTATCACTGCAAATGAAGCGGTTAACGCCTTGAAAAATGGCGAACTTGTCGCTCTTCCGACAGAAACCGTCTACGGACTTGCGGCCCCTATCGACAATCCCCAAGCTTTGGAACATATTTTTAAACTTAAAGAGCGTCCTCTATACGATCCCCTGATCGTCCATATCAGTGACTTAGGTATGCTACATCAAGTGGCCCAAACTCAAAACTCTCCAGCACTGGTCACTTTAGCTGAACACTTTTGGCCTGGCCCTCTGACTTTGGTCTTTCCAAAAAATCCACAAGCTGTTTCAGACTTGATCACTTCAGGGCAAGATACTGTGGCTGTCAGAATGCCTCGTCATAGTGCTGCCCTTGAGGTGATTGCTAGGCTTGGTACTCCACTTGCCGCTCCCAGCGCAAACCCTTTTAAAAAAACCAGCCCTACAACAGCCGCTTTGGTGCAGCAGTACTTCCCTGACCTTAAAGTTTTAGACGGTGGCGAATGCCAAGTGGGGATTGAGTCCACTATCGTACGCCAGATCGACCCTCATACCGTAGAAATTTTACGTCCAGGAATGATCACAGCCGAAGATATGCGCGGCATCCCTCACTGGAACTTTGAAATCACCACCAACTTTAATGCCCAAGGCCCTGGGTCCATGAAAGAGCATTATCAGCCACAAAAACCTTTATTTTTGATTCGGGGCTCTGGTGATTTACCACCACACTTGCGTTTACAGGCTTTGCAAAAAAATTTAGAAATCTCTTTTCTACAAAAATACAAACTCAACGAGCGACTGCATAAACTCAACATCCACGAGATTGCCCTTCACAATGATCCGCTGCTGGCAGCTAGATACATCTATCGACAGCTTCTGGAAGAAGGGGAGCAGGCCGACATTCTTTACATTTATTGGGATCAGACACAAAAAAACACCGAAGCTTGGCAAAGTATTTTAAATCGTCTCGAAAAAGCCGCAGTCAAAACTATTCTAGCCGAACAGCCGAATTAGAATTAGAATTAGAATTAGAATTAGAATTAGAATTAGAATTAGAATTAGAATTAGAATTAGAATTAGAATTAGAATTAGAATTAGAATTAGAATTAGAATTAGAATTAGAATTAGAATTAGAATTAGAATTATTGTGACGTGAAATAGTGAAATAGTGAAATAGTGAAATAGTGAAATAGTGAAATAGTGAAATTAAGGTAAGCATGAAGTATTTAAAAGAGTCAAAATCAGATTTAAATTATATTGAGTTTTTTAATGATGTGGACTACCCCACCGTAGTTTTACTTCATGGCTATGGTGCTAATGCCAGAGACCTTGCAGGAATTGCACAAATCGCAGAATTTGAAGCTCTAAATTTGAATTGGATTTTTATTGAAGCCCCACTCAGTCCACCAGAGCTTGCCATGATCAATGGTCGAGCATGGTTTGACGTGAACATTGCGCATTTTCAAAATTTGATTTTGCAAAATAAATTTGAAGAGTACTATAGCCGCACACCAGAAAATATTGATTATTTACAAGATACATTGGAAATCTTTTTTCAGGAAAAGTACCTTAATGAAAACAATATGATCCTCGGAGGCTTTAGCCAAGGTGCCATGGTTGCTACAGACCATCTGTATGAGAAAAAACTAAGACCCTTAGCCCTACTCTACCTTTCTGGTACCGTCATTCGCGAAGGCCTATGGAAAACTCAAACTCTAGAAAACCTAAAAATCTTCCAAAGCCACGGCCGCTTTGATGACGTCCTACCCGTCCAAGGAGCCCTGCACTTTAAAGACATCGCCAAATCCAACCACCACAAAATTCACATCTTTGACGGCGGCCACGAAATCCCACCCAATATTCTTTTTGAACTGTACAACTTCTTAAAAGAACTCCAAGGCTAGATGCCTTAAAGTCCGTTACGAGTTTTAACTTTAAGATTCTCTATACCCTTCGATGCCGACGCAGCAGAGCGGGTGCAAAGCGTCTTCGGCACGCGTTACCCTCTGTGACCTTCGGTCCCACAGGCCAACGCGCGTCGGATACGCATTGCTCGCCTCTGAGGTCGACATCGAAGGGTATAGAGAATCTTAAAGTTAAAACTCGTAACGGACTTTAAGACGCTTGGTGATGGGGATCG
This portion of the Pseudobdellovibrionaceae bacterium genome encodes:
- a CDS encoding low molecular weight phosphotyrosine protein phosphatase, whose amino-acid sequence is MRFLFVCLGNICRSPTAEAVFRAKLKEKDLHDLMKCDSAGTSAHHEGEPADARSREHAALRGYDLTSLSRPLRESDFAEFDMILVMDDNNYFDVMRMARDNPIYKAKVHKFTDFCTIHNVDKVPDPYHRGDEGFELVLDIIEDASEGLLCKVIEDQKNKKRL
- a CDS encoding L-threonylcarbamoyladenylate synthase, yielding MSTPPSFITANEAVNALKNGELVALPTETVYGLAAPIDNPQALEHIFKLKERPLYDPLIVHISDLGMLHQVAQTQNSPALVTLAEHFWPGPLTLVFPKNPQAVSDLITSGQDTVAVRMPRHSAALEVIARLGTPLAAPSANPFKKTSPTTAALVQQYFPDLKVLDGGECQVGIESTIVRQIDPHTVEILRPGMITAEDMRGIPHWNFEITTNFNAQGPGSMKEHYQPQKPLFLIRGSGDLPPHLRLQALQKNLEISFLQKYKLNERLHKLNIHEIALHNDPLLAARYIYRQLLEEGEQADILYIYWDQTQKNTEAWQSILNRLEKAAVKTILAEQPN
- the purT gene encoding formate-dependent phosphoribosylglycinamide formyltransferase; this encodes MAKQKIKSLKKSLKIMLLGSGELGKEFTIAAQRLGLTVIAVDKYEGAPAMQVADRFYVIDMLDGNALEKTVDQEKPDYIVPEIEAIRTSKLLELESKGYNIIPSAKATNLTMNRDAIRDLAARTLKVKTPKFVYATSLEELKTISKEIGFPCVLKPVMSSSGKGQSVVKKAADLEKAWSFALQGMRGDQEKVILEEFIEFESEITLLTIKQIKGPTKFCAPIGHRQERGDYQESWMPAKISPAKLKKAQTMAKKVTDALGGAGIFGVEFFLTKKEVYFSELSPRPHDTGMVTMISQNLNEFELHLRAILGLPFDQLKTYGPSASAVILGTSTQKDPEFEGADKALKVPTADIRLFGKPEAHQYRRLGVALAQGKNIKEARKRALKAAQAIKVK